One genomic segment of Microbacterium maritypicum includes these proteins:
- a CDS encoding peptidoglycan DD-metalloendopeptidase family protein yields the protein MPFENSQAASAPTRRSSRLRTAASEAPAAGPTAPISAAESTAIALAAVAPPSRRAARQRQAPDDVAAEALIEPFTAASPEPIIADVPAVPVAAENVDETIELVDVDVDVDVEAEEAPESIEPSASPEEAPYPVSGNDDEVDAFERASRAFRVTGSVPTVSAAADPSQPEQGSSDEPVASAHVAPRRPRSIRKAVTFGATVGVMSLAGLLAVSMTLPAEAVAGVQGASAASMSLVSSSAAAAKDAADDEIQAFVAPSGVESESLTRADDFSTVSLAEVAAEQGINYSGEIFTNDPDAAIQWPFLVGVGMSYGYGMRSGRLHEGIDFVPGDGAPIQAIADGTVRIATEQGGAYGVTVYIDHVIDGQVITSHYSHMQYGSLNVKAGDTVKVGTVVGKTGNTGRSYGAHLHFELIVNGSTIDPMPWLKENAGRTSY from the coding sequence TTGCCCTTCGAGAATTCCCAGGCTGCCTCTGCGCCCACGCGCCGGTCCAGCCGACTCCGCACTGCGGCCTCTGAGGCCCCCGCGGCGGGACCGACGGCACCCATTTCTGCCGCGGAGTCCACCGCTATCGCCCTCGCTGCCGTCGCTCCTCCTTCCCGACGCGCCGCCCGCCAGCGCCAGGCGCCCGACGACGTCGCAGCCGAAGCGCTGATCGAGCCCTTCACGGCGGCGAGCCCCGAGCCGATCATCGCCGATGTTCCCGCCGTGCCCGTCGCGGCCGAGAACGTCGACGAGACCATCGAGCTCGTCGACGTCGACGTCGACGTCGACGTCGAAGCCGAAGAGGCTCCCGAGTCGATCGAACCCTCAGCCTCTCCCGAAGAAGCCCCGTATCCCGTTTCCGGGAATGACGACGAGGTCGATGCTTTCGAGCGCGCATCCCGCGCCTTCCGTGTCACCGGTTCGGTGCCGACGGTTTCCGCCGCCGCCGACCCGTCGCAGCCGGAGCAGGGGTCGAGTGACGAGCCTGTCGCTTCCGCGCACGTGGCGCCTCGTCGTCCTCGCAGCATCCGCAAGGCCGTCACCTTCGGCGCGACCGTCGGTGTGATGAGCCTCGCCGGTCTCCTCGCGGTGTCCATGACGCTCCCCGCTGAGGCCGTTGCCGGCGTTCAGGGAGCCTCGGCGGCATCGATGTCGTTGGTCTCCTCCTCCGCGGCCGCCGCGAAGGACGCCGCCGACGACGAGATCCAGGCTTTCGTCGCCCCGTCCGGTGTCGAGAGCGAATCGCTCACTCGCGCCGATGACTTCAGCACGGTCTCGCTCGCCGAGGTCGCGGCAGAACAGGGCATCAACTACTCGGGTGAGATCTTCACGAACGACCCGGACGCCGCCATCCAGTGGCCGTTCCTCGTCGGCGTGGGCATGAGCTACGGGTACGGCATGCGCAGCGGCCGCCTCCACGAAGGCATCGACTTCGTGCCCGGCGACGGGGCCCCCATCCAGGCCATCGCCGACGGCACGGTCCGCATCGCGACCGAGCAGGGCGGCGCCTACGGTGTGACCGTCTACATCGACCACGTCATCGACGGCCAGGTCATCACGAGCCACTACTCGCACATGCAGTACGGCTCCCTCAACGTCAAGGCCGGCGACACGGTGAAGGTCGGCACCGTCGTCGGCAAGACCGGCAACACGGGCCGTTCCTACGGCGCGCACCTGCACTTCGAGCTCATCGTCAACGGATCGACCATCGACCCGATGCCGTGGCTCAAGGAGAATGCCGGTCGAACGTCGTACTGA
- a CDS encoding helix-turn-helix domain-containing protein, with translation MAQATFDAERARELYDQQLSCNAIARELGCAASTVSRWAKAAGLSFDRSKTAAAVAAHTVDLAAGRIRLAEKMLAASEDMLDVIDGPYEVYNFGGKDNTFESRVLDSAPVEVRRNVITTAGITFDKLTRIVERENGGLEQAIGVIDTLAVGFAAAADRLRAETPADEA, from the coding sequence ATGGCGCAAGCAACATTCGACGCTGAACGCGCTCGGGAGCTCTACGACCAGCAGTTATCTTGCAACGCGATCGCCCGCGAGCTCGGGTGCGCTGCTTCGACGGTGTCGCGGTGGGCGAAAGCTGCGGGTCTGTCGTTCGATCGGTCGAAGACGGCAGCTGCGGTCGCGGCTCACACCGTCGACCTCGCTGCTGGGCGGATCCGTCTGGCGGAGAAGATGCTCGCCGCGTCGGAGGACATGCTCGACGTGATTGATGGCCCGTACGAGGTGTACAACTTCGGCGGGAAGGACAACACGTTCGAGTCGCGCGTGCTGGACTCTGCCCCGGTGGAGGTGCGCCGCAACGTCATCACGACGGCCGGGATCACGTTCGACAAGCTGACTCGCATCGTCGAGCGCGAGAACGGTGGGCTCGAGCAGGCGATCGGTGTGATCGACACTCTCGCTGTCGGGTTCGCTGCTGCCGCTGATCGACTTCGAGCGGAGACGCCGGCTGATGAGGCTTGA
- a CDS encoding HNH endonuclease, giving the protein MIGPKIPKPSPADEKRAYEAMTFRDQNRCTRCLAYGVQRDHRQNRQSGNTVVSNLQGLCPACHQWKTENPSAAILEGFAVPRWADWGFWPAWREDVRSWVLYYDAPDSEGRWWSEITETVADMLMRGTALEEGT; this is encoded by the coding sequence ATGATCGGGCCGAAGATCCCGAAGCCGTCCCCGGCGGACGAGAAGCGCGCCTATGAGGCAATGACGTTCCGCGATCAGAACCGCTGCACGCGGTGTCTCGCATACGGGGTGCAGCGCGATCACCGTCAGAACCGCCAGTCGGGGAACACGGTCGTCTCGAACCTGCAGGGACTGTGCCCCGCCTGCCACCAGTGGAAGACGGAGAACCCGTCGGCTGCGATCCTCGAAGGCTTCGCGGTCCCCCGCTGGGCGGACTGGGGGTTCTGGCCGGCATGGCGTGAGGACGTCCGATCGTGGGTGCTCTATTACGACGCCCCCGATTCTGAGGGCCGTTGGTGGTCGGAGATCACCGAGACGGTCGCGGACATGTTGATGCGCGGGACCGCGCTGGAAGAGGGGACCTGA
- a CDS encoding single-stranded DNA-binding protein, with translation MAGETVITVAGNLTADPELSYTQNGLPVANFTIASTPRNFDRAANEWKDGDALFLRASVWREFAEHVAGSLTKGMRVIAQGRLRQRSYQDREGNQRTAIELEVDEIGPSLRYATAHVTRAAASGGAQGANATPATSEEPWQRPGAQTDAWAAAGGVGDGTPF, from the coding sequence ATGGCCGGCGAGACCGTGATCACCGTGGCGGGAAACCTGACGGCGGATCCCGAGCTGAGCTACACGCAGAACGGGCTGCCGGTGGCGAACTTCACCATCGCATCGACGCCTCGGAACTTCGACCGTGCCGCGAATGAGTGGAAGGACGGCGACGCGCTGTTCCTCCGCGCATCCGTCTGGCGCGAGTTCGCCGAGCACGTGGCGGGTTCGCTGACGAAGGGCATGCGCGTCATCGCGCAGGGCCGTCTGCGTCAGCGCTCCTACCAGGACCGCGAGGGCAACCAGCGCACCGCGATCGAGCTGGAGGTCGACGAGATCGGCCCCTCGCTCCGGTACGCGACCGCGCACGTCACCCGCGCCGCCGCGTCCGGTGGGGCTCAGGGCGCGAACGCGACCCCGGCGACATCGGAGGAGCCGTGGCAGAGGCCAGGCGCTCAGACGGACGCGTGGGCAGCGGCGGGAGGGGTCGGCGATGGCACACCGTTCTGA
- a CDS encoding M23 family metallopeptidase produces the protein MLAATGITAGVALVGRGILTGESASAAVPATNGYIYPTDPFKASTEAAGQFNAPREGTRRHMGLDTWGYRGMPVLAIAGGYVSGGDWESTPSDPHGWGNHIVVDHGNSVVSRYAHFEGAPIVARGATVAQGQTLGYMGNSQRGPRNSAMGVHLHFEILVNGAFVSPLAFLAGNSSPPVTNPNPDPGYEPIGIADMTFLCITPINGTNADAGVYRWIIDPAAGTKRNIDGGEYEYLKTVGYREVVGLQAPITSARYQQIYPAATTP, from the coding sequence ATGCTCGCGGCCACCGGCATTACCGCAGGCGTAGCGCTCGTCGGGCGCGGCATCCTGACCGGTGAATCGGCGTCCGCAGCTGTCCCCGCCACGAACGGATACATCTACCCCACCGACCCGTTCAAAGCATCCACCGAGGCAGCTGGACAGTTCAACGCACCGCGTGAGGGCACGCGACGCCATATGGGGCTGGACACCTGGGGGTACCGTGGCATGCCGGTCCTCGCAATCGCAGGTGGATATGTATCCGGAGGCGACTGGGAGTCCACGCCCAGCGATCCCCACGGGTGGGGGAACCACATCGTCGTCGACCATGGCAACAGTGTGGTGAGCCGGTATGCCCACTTCGAAGGGGCACCCATCGTCGCGCGAGGCGCGACGGTCGCACAGGGGCAGACGCTCGGCTATATGGGCAACAGCCAACGAGGACCACGCAACTCTGCGATGGGAGTGCACCTGCACTTCGAGATCCTCGTGAACGGTGCCTTCGTCAGCCCCCTCGCATTCTTGGCGGGCAACTCATCTCCGCCCGTGACGAACCCCAACCCTGACCCCGGCTACGAACCGATTGGAATCGCTGACATGACCTTCCTGTGCATCACCCCCATCAACGGAACCAACGCCGACGCCGGCGTCTACCGCTGGATCATCGACCCCGCCGCGGGAACCAAGCGGAACATCGACGGGGGCGAGTACGAGTACTTGAAGACTGTCGGATACCGAGAAGTCGTCGGACTTCAAGCGCCGATCACATCGGCGCGGTATCAGCAGATCTATCCGGCAGCAACCACCCCGTGA
- a CDS encoding nucleotidyltransferase family protein gives MVWYNDLAAQVQREIASLAWEPLLRGRPFEVTSRPKTIDTLRDKLRRDTGTPLLSVQDIAGVRFEAEMSLDEQDGVVNAICGLYGHDLESAVRDMRGKPHSGYRAVHIWLKLPARVEIQVRTHLQGHWANAYELAADIYGREIRYDDALPDDEIQAGIVTELREISLFRVSKIERDRNEISNLESQVEDTVRRGGAEPPLWLRRRLALLRRRNGTNERELQALLSEVQAAFERARLGRD, from the coding sequence ATGGTCTGGTACAACGACCTCGCGGCGCAGGTGCAACGGGAGATTGCGTCGCTCGCTTGGGAGCCGCTGCTTCGAGGGCGACCGTTCGAAGTGACGTCGCGTCCGAAGACTATCGACACACTCCGAGACAAGCTCCGGCGGGACACGGGCACGCCTCTGTTGAGCGTGCAGGACATCGCTGGTGTCCGGTTTGAAGCGGAAATGTCACTCGACGAGCAGGATGGTGTTGTCAACGCGATCTGCGGCCTGTACGGTCATGACCTCGAATCTGCCGTTCGTGACATGAGGGGGAAGCCGCACTCCGGCTATCGCGCCGTGCACATCTGGTTGAAGCTACCTGCTCGAGTTGAGATTCAGGTGCGGACACATCTGCAGGGGCACTGGGCGAACGCCTACGAACTCGCCGCAGACATCTACGGCCGAGAGATTCGCTACGACGATGCCCTTCCTGACGATGAAATCCAGGCGGGGATCGTGACGGAGCTGCGGGAGATCTCTCTCTTTCGGGTATCGAAGATCGAGCGTGACCGTAACGAGATCTCAAACCTTGAGTCTCAAGTGGAGGATACGGTTCGGCGAGGCGGTGCAGAGCCTCCGCTATGGTTGCGGCGTAGACTGGCGTTGCTCAGGCGCCGCAATGGGACCAATGAGCGGGAGCTGCAGGCTCTTCTCTCGGAGGTTCAAGCAGCGTTCGAGCGCGCAAGGCTAGGAAGGGACTAA